A stretch of DNA from Micromonospora sp. NBC_01813:
TCGAGCACGGTCGCCTCCACCGGCCGGCCGAAGACCGCCTCCGGGTGGTGCACCAGGTAGGTGTCGAGCGGGTCGTCGCGGGCGATCAGCACCGCGAGGGCCTCCCGCCCGGCCCGACCGGCCCGACCCGCCTGCTGCCACAGCGAGGCTCGGGTGCCGGGGTAGCCGCAGATCAGCACCGCGTCCAGGCCGACCAGGTCCACGCCGAGTTCGAGTGCGTTCGTCGAGGCCAGCCCGAGCAGGTCGCCGTGGATGAGGGAGCGTTCCAGGGCCCGTCGCTCCTCGGCCAGGAACCCGGCCCGGTAGGCGGCGACCCGGGTGCCCAGGCCGGGCACGACTTCCTCCAGGGCCCGGCGGGCGGTGTTGGCGACCACCTCGGCGCCGCGCCGGGAGCGGACGAACGCGAGGGTACGCACACCGGCGGCGACGGCGTCGGCGAGCAGATCGGCGCTTTCACGCAGCGCGGATCGGCGTACCGGGGTGAGGTCTTCGGTGTCGGCCCGGGCACCGGGCAGCAGCGGCGGCTCCCACAGTGCGAAGGTGACCGCGCCCCGGGGTGCGCTGTCCTCGGTGACCGGCTCGACCGGCAGGCCGGTCAACTGTCGTGCCGCCCGCGCCGGTTCGCCGGAGGTGGCCGAGGCGAGGATGAACACCGGTCCGGCCGGGCCGCCGGGTCGGGCGCGGTGGTACCGCTCGGTCTGCCGGCGCAGCCGGCGGAGCACGTGTGCCACGTGTGAGCCGAACACGCCGCGGTAGCTGTGGCACTCGTCGACGATCACGTACGTGAGCCGGCGGAGAAAATGCGACCAGGCGTTGTGGCCGGGCAGGATGCCGCGATGCAGCATGTCGGGATTTGTCAGTACGAAGCGTGCGTGCTGCCGGATCCACGCCCGTTCGGCCTGCGGGGTGTCGCCGTCGTAACAGGCCGGCCGGACACCGTCCAGCCCGAGCCCGGTGACGGCGCGCAACTGGTCGGCGGCCAGTGCCTTGGTCGGTGCCAGATACAGCACGGTGGCCCGTGGATCCGCCAGCAGTGTCGACAGCGCCGGCAGCAGGTACGCCAGGGACTTCCCGGAGCCGGTCCCGGTCGCGACGACGACGTGCCGGCCGCTGTGGGCAAGCTCGGCGGCGTACGCCTGATGTTGCCAGGGCTCCCGCACGCCGCGCCCGGCCAGCGCGTCCCGCAGTTGGTCCGGCACCCAGGCGGGCCACGGCGCGGTCGTCCCGGGGCGGGCCGGCAGCCGTTCGACATGGGTGACCGGGTCGGACCACCCACCGTCCGGCACCGATCGTGCCTCGCCCGCCTGGCGCGGCAGTTGCCCGGCGGACCGCCACCGGCGCAGCAACCCCGCCGGGTCCGGAACGGGCCCAGGCGTTACGGTGGCGGGTGAGGTCACGTTTGCACTCTCGCACTGGTGTGCGGACGTCGGCATCCCGGGGTGTCGGTCGGCCGGGGTGACGGTCGGCCAGGTCACCGGTCATTCGGGTATCGATCGTGCGGAGCCGCCCAGCACGAATGTGCCGGGCGGTGGTTAGATGCCATCATCGCGCGTCACGGCCAGGCGCGCTTCACGGCCAAGGAGGAGACCGATGGAGCTGTCGCTGTCGACTCGCACCGTGGGCGAGCACACGGTGCTGGAGGTCGGTGGCGAGGTGGACGTCTACACCGCGCCGCGCCTTCGGGAACGGTTGATCGAGCTCATCGACGCTGGTGACCGTAAGATCGTCGTCGACCTGGGCCGGGTCGACTTCCTCGACTCCACCGGACTCGGCGTGCTGGTCGGGGCGCTGAAGCGGCTACGCCCCGCCGGCGGCACCTTCGGACTGGTCTGCGACAAGGAGCCACTGCTGAAGATCTTCCGGATCACCGCCCTCGACCAGGTCTTCCCGATCTTCCCGACGGTGGAAGCTGCCGCTGGCGAGACGCCGGACGGCCTGGCCGGCGTAGTTCCACCGGCGTGATGGCGACAGTCCGGCTCTCGTTCTCCCCGGCGCCAGTGCACGTGCGCACCGCACGCCTGGTCGGAGTCGCGGTCGCCCGCCGCGCCGGGGTCGCCGAGGAACTCCTCGACGAGGTGCGGTTGGCGATCGGTGAGGCATGCACCCGGGCGGTCGCCCTGCATCGCCAGTACGGGCTGGTCGACCTGGTCCGGGTGGAAATGTCCGACGAGGAGACATACACCGTACGGGTGATCGACCGCGCGCCGATCGAGGCCGGGCTGGGCCTGAGCGCCCTGCCGCCGGACGAGTTGGCCGACGAGGCGCTGACCGACGAGGCGTTGACGGTCGGCGTCGGCTTCGCGCTGCTCGCCGGGTTCGTCGAGGACCTGCAGGTCCGGCCGGTCGACGAGGGCATCGGCACCGAGGTTCGGATGGTGTGGCCGGTCGGCCGCTGAGCCCGCCGCCGGTCGGCCGCTGAGCCCGCCGCTCGCCGCGCCGTTGGGCCCGCCCACGGATTTCAACCGACGGGCAGAGATCAACAGGAGTCGTCGCGTCTTCCGCTCTGCCTGCGGGAATGATCTGAAACTCGGTGGGTAGACGGTGTGACCTGCCTTACCCCGGGCCGCTAGAGTACGCGGGTTATCACCAACTGTCCTGGCCCCACAGCCTGTGGGCGCCAGCAGACTTCGTCGCTCCCCGCGTGGAGTCGCTCCGGCGGTTCGTCCACCGGCCGGGGCGAGCGTTCGGTACAGGAGGACACTGATGTCCGGGACCATCTTGGCCGCCGAAGGCGGCGGGTTGTCCCTTACCGGATCACACCTGACGTACGTCATCATCGCCGCGGTCATCGCGTTGGTGGCGTTGGGTTTCGCCGCCGCCCTGGTACGGGCGGTTCTGGCAACCGGTAAGGGCACCACGAACATGCAGGAGATCGCCGGCGCCGTGCAGGAAGGCGCGTCGGCGTACCTGTTCCGCCAGTTCAAAACCCTCGGCGTGTTCGTCGTACTCGCCGTCATACTTCTCTTCCTGCTGCCCGTCCACGAGACACAGGGCAGCGAGACGACGGTGAAGGTCGGCCGGTCCGCCTTCTTCGTGGTCGGCGCGGTGTTCAGCGCGTTCATCGGTGGCGCGGGGATGGCCCTGGCGACCAGGGCCAACGTGCGGGTGGCCGCGGCCGCCGGTGCCGGCCCGGGCGGCCGGGAGAACGCGATGAAGATCGCCTTCCGGACCGGCGGGGTGGTCGGTTTCCTCACCGTTGGTCTCGGCCTGTTCGGCGTGGCCGTGGTGGTCCTGATGTACCGCGTCGACGCGCCGACCGTACTCGAAGGATTCGGCTTCGGCGCCGCGCTGCTGGCCATGTTCATGCGGGTCGGTGGCGGCATCTTCACCAAGGCCGCCGACGTCGGTGCCGACCTGGTCGGCAAGGTCGAGCAGGGCATCCCGGAAGACGACGCCCGTAACCCGGCGACCATCGCCGACAACGTGGGCGACAACGTCGGCGACTGCGCCGGCATGGCCGCCGACCTGTTCGAGTCGTACGCGGTGACCCTGGTCGCCGCGCTGATCCTCGGCCGGGCCGCCTTCGGCGAGGAAGGTCTGATCTTCCCGCTGATCGTCTCCACCATCGGCGCGGTGATCGCCCTGGTCGGCGTACTCATCACCCGGCTGCGCCCCTCGGACCGCACCGGCATGGTGGCCATCAACCGGGCCTTCTTCACCTCGGCGGTGCTCGCCGCCGTACTGGTCGCCATCGCCGCGTTCCTCTACCTGCCCGGTAGCTGGTCGGAACTGCTCGGCGACGACTGGCGTACGCAGCTCGACGTCGACGCCGGAGTGGACCTGCCGCTGTCCCCGGCCGGGCTGGCGATCGCCGCGGTCATCATCGGTATCGTGCTGGCCGCCGCGATCCAGCTGCTCACCGGCTACTTCACCGAGGTGCACCGCCGCCCGGTGCAGGACATCGGCAAGAGCTCGCTGACCGGCGCGGCCACCGTCATCCTGGCCGGGATCAGCGTCGGCCTGGAGTCGGCGGTCTACTCCGCGCTGCTGGTCGGCGGTGCCGTCTTCGGGGCGTTCCTGCTCGGTGGCGGTTCGATCACCCTGTCGCTGTTCGCGGTGGCGCTGGCCGGTACCGGCCTGCTCACCACGGTCGGCGTGATCGTGGCGATGGACACCTTCGGCCCGATCTCCGACAACGCGCAGGGCATCGCCGAGATGTCCGGTGACATCGACGAGGCCGGCGCCCGGATCCTCACCGAGCTGGACGCGGTCGGCAACACCACCAAGGCGATCACCAAGGGCATCGCGATCGCCACCGCGGTGCTCGCGGCGACCGCGCTGTTCGGCTCCTACACCGACACGGTCAGCATCGCGCTGAGCGACGCCGGTATCGACGACGTGCCGGGCTACCTGGCGGACTCGCTCAACGTGGCGAACCCGGGCAACCTGGTCGGTCTGATCATCGGCGCGGCGGTGGTGTTCCTCTTCTCCGGGCTGGCCATCAACGCGGTGTCCCGCTCCGCCGGTGCCGTCGTGCTGGAGGTACGCCGCCAGTTCCGCGACAACCCGGGCATCATGGCCGGAACCCAACGGCCGGAGTACGGCAAGGTCGTCGACATCTGCACCCGGGACGCCCAGCGGGAACTGCTCACCCCAGGGCTGCTGGCGGTGCTCGCGCCGATCGCGGTCGGCTTCGGCCTCGGTGCCGGTGCGCTCGCCGCGTACCTGGCCGGTGCGATCGCCACGGGTGTGCTGATGGCAGTCTTCCTGGCCAACTCCGGTGGTGCCTGGGACAACGCCAAGAAGCTGGTGGAGGACGGCGCGCACGGCGGCAAGGGCTCCGAGGCGCACGCCGCGACGGTCATCGGCGACACCGTCGGTGACCCGTTCAAGGACACCGCCGGGCCGGCGATCAACCCGCTGCTGAAGGTGATGAACCTGGTGGCGCTGCTGATCGCCCCCGCGGTGATCATGTGGGGTGTCGGCACCGACCAGAACAACCCGCTGCGGATCACCGTCGCGCTTGCCGCCACGGCGATCGTGGTCGCGGCCGTGGTCTTCACCAAGCGTAAGTCGATGGCGATCGGTGACGACCTCGGTGATGGTCCGGCCGGCGGCGGTGCCGCCGGTTCGGAGCCGGAGCGGGTCGGCGTCTGATCGACCGGTGGCCCCGCCGGCCCGCCGTCCGACCGGATCGCGGGCCGTGCGGGGCCACCGTATCGACGTACCGCCGACCGGCGGCGGGCCGTACGGTTGCCGCCGCCGGTGCGTACGCTGCACAGCATGGGAGCGCGCCACGTGGTATCCACTGCCCGGACCACTGTGGTGCTCATCGTCGTCCTGGCGACGTTGGCCGCCTGCGGCGGTGGGCCGAGCCCGGTCATGTGGGCGGCCGAGGTCTGCACCGCGCTGCGCCCGTGGCGGGCGGAGATCAGCAACCTGACCAGCAGCACCCAACAGCAGATGACCGCGCAGACCACCCCGGCGCAGGCCCAGGAGAATCTGGTGCGGCTGCTCGCCGGGGCGGAGTCCGCCACCGAGACCGCCCGGACCCGGGTGGTGGCGGCCGGCATCCCCGACACCGACCAGGGCGAGCTGGTCGCCGGCGGCTTCGTCGACTCCCTGGGCGCGGTGCGAGACGCGTACGGCCGGGCCGAGGAGGGCATCGCCGAGTTGGACGCCAGCGGCCCGGCGGACACCTTCTACGACGGTGTCGAGTCGGTGCTCGCGGTGCTCACCGACGAATATCAGAGCAGCGCGTTGGACACCACCTCGTTGGATTCCGCCGAGCTCGATCGGGCCTTCGACGAGGTCCCGGAGTGTCGCTGACACCGCCAGCCGACTCACCGGCCGGGGCTGTGGTGGCCCGGCAGTTGTCGCTGTTCGGTGTCGCCGCCGTCGATCCGACGCCGGGTGATCTCGCGGGTCTGCTGGCCGGTCCGGGGCGGATCAGTCGGATGGGTGGCACGGTCCGGGTTTCGGTGGACGTCGACCACGCCTGGCGGGTGCACGTGCTGGTCGCCGAGTTGCGCCACCGGGGGCTGACCCCGAGTTGGCGGCAGACGCCCGAGGGCCGGCTCGTGGTGCGGACGGCGTACACGGCGGTGCTGAGCCGGTTGGGTGCGGCGTGGCTGCATCCCCGTCCCGGCTCCCCGCCCCCGGCGACCACCGACACCGACACCGACACCCAGCCTGACACCGACGCGCAGGCCGACACCGAGGTCCGGGACGACGCCGACGACCGACTGGTCAAGCGGCCGCCGATCGGGTTCCACCTGGCCGGCCAGCGGCTGCGGCTGTGGGCCGCCGCGGCCGGCGTCCGTGATCAGCTCGGCTTCCGGCTCGGGCTCGGCGAGCCGGACGCGGACAACTGGTCACAGGTGGGTGCGGCGCTCGCGGCGATCGGGTTGCCGGCCGCGCTGTTGGACGCCCGGTCGGGTGGGCCGGCGTTCCGCGTCGTCGGCCGGCGCCGACTGACCAGGCTGGCCGAACTGCTCGGCGACCGGCCCTCGGCGGCGCCGCCGGACGGCTGGGTCTGACCCCGCACGGCTGCTGGCCGGCCGGGGCCGCGTCGGGCCGGCTGCTGTCCGATCGCCGACAGAGTCCGCCGGACATCGACCGCTGCCATCGGATCTTCCGGTGCGGTGTGCCACGTCACCTCAGTGGTTGGGTGTACCGTGTCGCCGTTGGTGCGGTGGGACGAGCAGGTTCGGCATCTGGTGGGCTGCCGATCGGCTGTGGTGGATCAACCGGGCGACCGACGCGAATCGGGCAAGAGGCTTGCCCGCGTGTGCTCCACCGGACCCGGGTTCGCGTTACGTTGGACGTCGTGACTGTCGCCTGCCGCCTGCCGTGGCGGGCGCCGGTCGATCTGGGTCGCTGCCTTTGTGGCTGCGGCCTGAGTGGGTCGAGGTCAGGAGAGAAGTGCCGAGCAACACCTCAAGCAGCCGTCTGGTCATCGTCGAATCGCCGGCGAAGGCCAAGACGATCTCGGGCTACCTCGGCCCGGGTTACGTCGTGGAGGCGAGTCTCGGGCATGTCCGGGACCTGCCGCGCAACGCGGCCGACGTGCCCGCCCGGTACAAGAAAGAGCCGTGGGCCCGGCTCGGCGTCGACGTGGACAACGGATTCTCCGCCCTCTACGTCGTCTCACCCGACCGTAGGCAACAGATCGCCAAGCTGACCAAGCTGGCCAAGGAAGTGGACGAGGTCCTGCTCGCCACGGACGAGGACCGCGAGGGCGAGGCGATCGCCTGGCACCTGGTGGAGACGCTCAAGCCGAAGGTCCCGGTCCGTCGGATGGTCTTCCACGAGATCACCCGGGCCGCGATCCAGGCCGCGGTGGCGAGCCCACGGGAGATCGACCGCGACTTGGTCGACGCCCAGGAGGCCCGGCGCATCCTGGACCGGCTGTACGGCTACGAGGTCTCGCCGGTGCTGTGGAAGAAGGTGATGCCCCGGCTCTCCGCCGGCCGCGTGCAGTCGGTGGCGACTCGGATCGTGGTGGAGCGGGAACGCCAGCGGATGGCTTTCCGTACCGCTGAGTATTGGGACATCCAGGCCACGCTGGCGCTGACCGGCCGGGCGGGCGCCGAGGCCGACGGACCACGGTCGTTCAACGCCACGTTGATCGCCCTCGGCGGCGACCGGATCGCCACCGGCAAGGACTTCGAGGCCACCACCGGTCGGGTCCGCCCGGAAGCCTCGGTGGTGCACCTGGACGGCGACGGTGCCCGGGGCCTGGCCGCCCGTCTCGACGGCCGGCCGTTCACCGTCACCCGGGTCGAGGAGAAGCCGTACCGCCGCCGGCCGTACGCCCCGTTCATCACCTCGACGCTGCAGCAGGAGGCGGCCCGCAAGATGCGGTTCTCCTCGCAGCAGACGATGCGCACCGCGCAGCGGCTGTACGAGAACGGCTACATCACCTACATGCGGACCGACTCGGTCAACCTGTCGGAGACGGCGATCACCGCCGCCCGCAGCCAGGTCGCCGAGCTGTACGGCGAGCGTTTCGTGCCGCCGGAGCCGCGCCGCTACACCGGCAAGGTCAAGAACGCCCAGGAGGCACACGAGGCGATCCGGCCGGCCGGTGACCACTTCCGGACCCCCGGTGAGCTGGCCAACGAGCTGTCCGGCGAGGAGTTCAAGCTCTACGAGCTGATCTGGCGTCGGACCATCGCCTCGCAGATGACCGACGCGGTCGGCTCCAGCGTGTCGGTGCGCATCCGGGCGGTCTCGACCGCTGGCGAGGAGTGCGACTTCGGCGCCACCGGCAAGACGATCACCGATCCCGGCTTCCTGCGCGCGTACGTCGAGTCCTCCGACGACGAGTCCGCCGAGGCCGAGGACGCCGAGCGTCGGCTGCCGAACCTCACCAAGGACCAGCCGCTGTCCGCGCAGGAGCTGGCGGCGGTCGGTCACAGCACCCAGCCGCCGGCCCGCTACACCGAGGCCTCGCTGGTCAAGGCGCTCGAAGAGCTCGGCATTGGTCGGCCGTCGACCTACGCGTCGATCATGCAGACCATCCAGGAGCGGGGGTACGTCGCCAAGCGCGGTCAGGCGTTGATCCCGGCGTTCCTGGCGTTCGCGGTCATCGGCCTGTTGGAGAGCCACTACCCACGGTTGGTCGACTACAACTTCACGGCCAGCATGGAGAACGAGCTGGACGAGATCGCGTCCGGCGACCACCAGGCGGTCGACTTCCTCACCTCGTTCTACTTCGGCAGCGACGCGGCTGGCAGCGGCACCGCCGGCACCGATTCGGTCGCCCGCTCCGGTGGGCTCAAGCGGCTGGTGACCGAGAAGCTCGGCGAGATCGACGCCCGCAGCGTCAACTCGATCCCGCTGTTCGTCGACGACGACGGCCGCCAGGTCGTCGTCCGGGTCGGCCGGTACGGCCCGTACCTGCAGCGTTTCCTGCCCGGCGCGGACGGCGCCGACTCCTCGTCGTCGGCGCACGACAGCGCCGGCGATGCGCATGACAGCGCTGGCGATCCGCACGACAGCGCCGGCGATGCGGACGACGGCACCGGTGAGCGGCCCGACGGCGTTGGCGGTGCGCACGACGACGGGGGCGAGCAGCACGGCGGCGGGTCTGATGGCGGCACCTCCGCCGCCGACCGGGTCTCACTGCCCGAGGGGATCGCACCGGACGAGTTGACCCCGGAGAAGGTCAACGAGCTGTTCCTCGGCGGCGGCGGTGAGCGCAAACTCGGCGAGCACCCGGAGACCGGCGAGCCGATCGTGCTCAAGTCCGGCCGCTTCGGCCCGTACGTCGAAGGCGGGGAGCGGCGCTCCTCGCTGCTGCGTTCGCATTCTCCGGAGACGCTGACCCTCACCGAGGCGCTGCGCCTGCTCACCCTGCCCCGGGTGGTCGGCACCGCCCCGGACGGCGCCGAGGTGGTGGCCGCCGCCGGCCGCTACGGGCCGTACGTGAAGAAGGGCGACGAGTTCCGCTCGTTGGATTCCGAGGACAAGCTCTTCACCGTCTCGCTCGACGAGGCATTGGCGCTGCTCGCCGCGCCGAAGGCGCGGCAGCGGCGGGCGGCCGCGCCACCGCTGCGGGAGATGGGTGTCGACCCGCTCACCGAGCTGCCGCTGGTGATCAAGGATGGCCGCTTCGGGCCGTACGTGACCGACGGTGAGAGCAACGCTTCGCTGCGTCGCGGCCAGACGCCGGAGTCGCTCACCATCGAGCAGGCCTCGGAGATGCTGGCCGAGAAGCGGGCCAAGGGTCCGGCGCCCCGCAAGAAGGCGGCCAAGAAGGCGGCACCCGCCAAGTCGACGGCAACGAAGACGACCGCGAAGAAAGCGACCGCAGCGAAGACGACCGCGAAGAAAGCGACAGCGAAGAAGGCCGCGCCGAGGAAGGCCGTCGCCCGCAAGGCGACCGACCAGTCCGACGCGTCCTGACCCGTTGACCGCTCGGCCGCGGCGCGGCCGACCGTCTTGGAACCACCCTCCCGGATCAACAGTGAACGATCTTGGTGTTGGCCCCATCTGGGGGCAGATGAACACCGATATCCGTTTGGCTCGTTAATCCGAGTAACGTTTTCGATCCCACTGCCGCTGACGGATGTGTTCCGACGAGCGGGGGGATCATTCGCGGAGGGAGTGGGGCGAGTGTCGACACCGGCCGTCACCAGTGGCCCGCTGCGTCGGGTTCCGGTCCAGGGGCGCAGTCTCGCCCGGGTCCAGCGGATGCTCGACGCGTGCGCCGAGATCGTCGACGAGGTTGGCTACGAGGGTCTGACGACGACCCTGCTGGCCGAGCGGGCCGAAGTGGCCATCGGCTCGGTCTACCAGTTCTTCCCTGACAAACGGGCGATCGTGCAGGCGTTGACGATGCGCAACATCGAGGCGTACCTGCAGCGGCTCAACGAGCGCTTCACCGGCGGCGAGTTCGCCTACTGGTGGGACGGCTTCGACGCCGGAATCGACGAGTACATCTCCATGCACCGCACGGTGCCGGGGTTCCGGACGCTGCATTTCGGCGACGTGGTCGACGTCCGGCTGCTCGACGAGAGCCGGGACAACAACGCGGTCATCGCCGGTGAGCTGACCAAGGTGCTCGTGGAGCGTTTCGGTATCCCGGACGAGCCACGGCTGCGGTTCGCCCTGCAGATCGCGGTCGAGGCGGCGGACGCCCTGATCAAGCTGGCGTTCCGGCGCGACCTCGAGGGCGACGACAACGTGCTGCGCGAGGCGAAGGCGCTCATCCGCGAGTACCTGCACCGCCACGTCGACCCGGAAGACGCCAGAGCCCTGCCCTGATCGAACGGTGGCGGTCGGCGCTTCGGGCGGGCGCCGGCCGTACCACGGGCGGGCTACTCCCCGGTGCCGACGCCGGGCGTCGGGATCAGGGGAATCTCCGGGCTGGGCGTCGAACGACCCGGTTTAGAGTGTCACCCGGGGGCCCGACACGGGCCGACGGGGAGGAACGGTCATCGACGACAACGCCAGCGGTCCGCGACACGGTGCCGCGCCGGACCCGCCACCAGCAGACCAGGCCACTGCCCCGGTCGACCTGTCCGGCCTGCCGGCGCTTCGTTCGGTGCTGCGAATCCGCCCGTTCCGCCGGCTCTGGCTCGTGCTCGGTGTCGCCTCCTTCAGCGACTGGCTCGGCCTGCTCGCCACCTCGATCTTCGCCGCCGCGCAGGTCTCCGGCAGCGCGGCCCAGGGCGCGGCGTTCGGTGGTGTCATCGCCGTACGGCTGCTGCCCGCGTTGGTGCTCGGCCCGGTGGCCGGTGTTCTCGCCGACCGCTTCGACCGCCGCTACACCATGGTCATCTGCGACCTGCTCAGGTTCGTCCTGTTCGCCTCGATTCCGCTGCTGCCGATGTTCGGGGTCAGTGGCGCGCTGACCGTCGCCTGGGCGGCGATCGCCATCTTCCTGATCGAGACCATCACGCTCATCTGGATCCCGGCCAAGGAAGCCGCAGTCCCCAACCTGATCCCGAAGGCCCGCCTGGAGATCGCCAACCAGCTCACCCTGATCGCCACCTACGGCATCACCCCGGTGCTGGCGGCGATCAGCCTGGCTGTCCTCGACGGCGCGGTACGGGCGGCGGCCGGCACCGAACCGCCGTCCTGGGCGGAGCCGGCGCAGATCGCCCTCTTCTTCAACG
This window harbors:
- the topA gene encoding type I DNA topoisomerase, producing the protein MPSNTSSSRLVIVESPAKAKTISGYLGPGYVVEASLGHVRDLPRNAADVPARYKKEPWARLGVDVDNGFSALYVVSPDRRQQIAKLTKLAKEVDEVLLATDEDREGEAIAWHLVETLKPKVPVRRMVFHEITRAAIQAAVASPREIDRDLVDAQEARRILDRLYGYEVSPVLWKKVMPRLSAGRVQSVATRIVVERERQRMAFRTAEYWDIQATLALTGRAGAEADGPRSFNATLIALGGDRIATGKDFEATTGRVRPEASVVHLDGDGARGLAARLDGRPFTVTRVEEKPYRRRPYAPFITSTLQQEAARKMRFSSQQTMRTAQRLYENGYITYMRTDSVNLSETAITAARSQVAELYGERFVPPEPRRYTGKVKNAQEAHEAIRPAGDHFRTPGELANELSGEEFKLYELIWRRTIASQMTDAVGSSVSVRIRAVSTAGEECDFGATGKTITDPGFLRAYVESSDDESAEAEDAERRLPNLTKDQPLSAQELAAVGHSTQPPARYTEASLVKALEELGIGRPSTYASIMQTIQERGYVAKRGQALIPAFLAFAVIGLLESHYPRLVDYNFTASMENELDEIASGDHQAVDFLTSFYFGSDAAGSGTAGTDSVARSGGLKRLVTEKLGEIDARSVNSIPLFVDDDGRQVVVRVGRYGPYLQRFLPGADGADSSSSAHDSAGDAHDSAGDPHDSAGDADDGTGERPDGVGGAHDDGGEQHGGGSDGGTSAADRVSLPEGIAPDELTPEKVNELFLGGGGERKLGEHPETGEPIVLKSGRFGPYVEGGERRSSLLRSHSPETLTLTEALRLLTLPRVVGTAPDGAEVVAAAGRYGPYVKKGDEFRSLDSEDKLFTVSLDEALALLAAPKARQRRAAAPPLREMGVDPLTELPLVIKDGRFGPYVTDGESNASLRRGQTPESLTIEQASEMLAEKRAKGPAPRKKAAKKAAPAKSTATKTTAKKATAAKTTAKKATAKKAAPRKAVARKATDQSDAS
- a CDS encoding ATP-binding protein: MMATVRLSFSPAPVHVRTARLVGVAVARRAGVAEELLDEVRLAIGEACTRAVALHRQYGLVDLVRVEMSDEETYTVRVIDRAPIEAGLGLSALPPDELADEALTDEALTVGVGFALLAGFVEDLQVRPVDEGIGTEVRMVWPVGR
- a CDS encoding DEAD/DEAH box helicase, which produces MPTSAHQCESANVTSPATVTPGPVPDPAGLLRRWRSAGQLPRQAGEARSVPDGGWSDPVTHVERLPARPGTTAPWPAWVPDQLRDALAGRGVREPWQHQAYAAELAHSGRHVVVATGTGSGKSLAYLLPALSTLLADPRATVLYLAPTKALAADQLRAVTGLGLDGVRPACYDGDTPQAERAWIRQHARFVLTNPDMLHRGILPGHNAWSHFLRRLTYVIVDECHSYRGVFGSHVAHVLRRLRRQTERYHRARPGGPAGPVFILASATSGEPARAARQLTGLPVEPVTEDSAPRGAVTFALWEPPLLPGARADTEDLTPVRRSALRESADLLADAVAAGVRTLAFVRSRRGAEVVANTARRALEEVVPGLGTRVAAYRAGFLAEERRALERSLIHGDLLGLASTNALELGVDLVGLDAVLICGYPGTRASLWQQAGRAGRAGREALAVLIARDDPLDTYLVHHPEAVFGRPVEATVLDPTNPYVLGPQLCCAAAEAALTPADVELFGGAVVKQTLDELVAAGLLRRRPTGWYWTAPGRPDVDLRGEGGAPINVVEAATGRLLGTVDPGSSHFLVHPGAVYLHQGVSYVVDDLDLEGACALVHAEEPDWSTHAREVTSLDVVSVREYQDAGPVGLFVGDVDVTSQVVSYQRRRIGSGEVLDTRPLDLPARQLRTVAVWFTVSPASLTAAGVDPAEVPGALHAAQHAAIGLLPLVATCDRWDIGGLSTASHADTEAPTVFVYDGHPGGAGFAERAYQAARTWLGATRDLIAACGCDTGCPSCVQSPKCGNGNNPLGKADAVRVLDVVLTNLPEPIDAAETLADPAANPG
- a CDS encoding sodium-translocating pyrophosphatase; protein product: MSGTILAAEGGGLSLTGSHLTYVIIAAVIALVALGFAAALVRAVLATGKGTTNMQEIAGAVQEGASAYLFRQFKTLGVFVVLAVILLFLLPVHETQGSETTVKVGRSAFFVVGAVFSAFIGGAGMALATRANVRVAAAAGAGPGGRENAMKIAFRTGGVVGFLTVGLGLFGVAVVVLMYRVDAPTVLEGFGFGAALLAMFMRVGGGIFTKAADVGADLVGKVEQGIPEDDARNPATIADNVGDNVGDCAGMAADLFESYAVTLVAALILGRAAFGEEGLIFPLIVSTIGAVIALVGVLITRLRPSDRTGMVAINRAFFTSAVLAAVLVAIAAFLYLPGSWSELLGDDWRTQLDVDAGVDLPLSPAGLAIAAVIIGIVLAAAIQLLTGYFTEVHRRPVQDIGKSSLTGAATVILAGISVGLESAVYSALLVGGAVFGAFLLGGGSITLSLFAVALAGTGLLTTVGVIVAMDTFGPISDNAQGIAEMSGDIDEAGARILTELDAVGNTTKAITKGIAIATAVLAATALFGSYTDTVSIALSDAGIDDVPGYLADSLNVANPGNLVGLIIGAAVVFLFSGLAINAVSRSAGAVVLEVRRQFRDNPGIMAGTQRPEYGKVVDICTRDAQRELLTPGLLAVLAPIAVGFGLGAGALAAYLAGAIATGVLMAVFLANSGGAWDNAKKLVEDGAHGGKGSEAHAATVIGDTVGDPFKDTAGPAINPLLKVMNLVALLIAPAVIMWGVGTDQNNPLRITVALAATAIVVAAVVFTKRKSMAIGDDLGDGPAGGGAAGSEPERVGV
- a CDS encoding TetR/AcrR family transcriptional regulator, giving the protein MLDACAEIVDEVGYEGLTTTLLAERAEVAIGSVYQFFPDKRAIVQALTMRNIEAYLQRLNERFTGGEFAYWWDGFDAGIDEYISMHRTVPGFRTLHFGDVVDVRLLDESRDNNAVIAGELTKVLVERFGIPDEPRLRFALQIAVEAADALIKLAFRRDLEGDDNVLREAKALIREYLHRHVDPEDARALP
- a CDS encoding STAS domain-containing protein — its product is MELSLSTRTVGEHTVLEVGGEVDVYTAPRLRERLIELIDAGDRKIVVDLGRVDFLDSTGLGVLVGALKRLRPAGGTFGLVCDKEPLLKIFRITALDQVFPIFPTVEAAAGETPDGLAGVVPPA